The following proteins are co-located in the Vigna angularis cultivar LongXiaoDou No.4 chromosome 2, ASM1680809v1, whole genome shotgun sequence genome:
- the LOC108338017 gene encoding uncharacterized protein LOC108338017 isoform X2 — MDQAVRLRPSTTTPAAENLHLPKLPTKTREEGELSSDADDDADDNVESSNVQSTHAVGTGSVPSVRKNTLGVQGGSTNVQLQTTGQPTTQKDLKKNQLLPKSSPWTGHVSTDKNLVISFSDDDSGSDHETKGNVSRLDNSVKGTNSSLGKSNKLKQTSLPKEVPKRSSLSRTFVSSMTKIPGSNSKGVGSMPPVQGSRARNFNLMNKNLVRGLDQGLVSNDNKLQDLRHQIAIRESELKLKAAQQNKESVSVLNRDHSAMNPKKSVSMSRKSTPVSSEPAQFEPTEPAKKRVKLSTSNGVSQAVNSQQQIPAVKSLSPAETLGNYYPQERNKVDQGQKDIPLRRAEPKSGISRRQPDNHVDNPLENMPRRSSDGDVNYGSNQTEKSSRLVNPSGVALNQNAVPANSNSNTVLKNFQALNNTVLLNHNGNVNASEHSNLDLQSFFGMEELIDKELEEAQEYRHKCEIEERNALKAYLKAQRSLLEANTRCTNLYHKRELYSAKLRSLILSSSGLSWPSGQRQHPDIELDYLPRLGYEIPTSSCQRLADDNDINNPSFDSNNRGINNRHSNITKHHATRANLGSEPFGEPDASTSEPLPQRDNYAADEVYSPSDELGTSANENEESSPSGHVSNHHCDADYFRKEDSVSKLVDRDTTSNAVFSSDNPQDSLLLEAKLRSELFARFGTRAKQRSNSCNDVEPVSERGAENEVGNEKTKVLQKVAVPHSRTEGNDLKGIESHDRSVFMDMRENQSQPDIGGNSHIIGSRVQGDMPCEGPLTTNTLDIQPLIFRSAFSKLRGMFPFNTNQLQSKIIFINANDGPNENATSLSSHERKCSNVLAISMPVNIGNLLSDDSSYGHSAAVDPFWPLCMYELRGKCNNDECPWQHAKDYGVENIPHADSNNADCQGRLLLHQQNCNGVAKVPKFHKATILPTYLVGLDTLKADQFAYKPVVAHRNAQCWQKHFTLTLATSSLLGNGVPVDGPLLHGGNERIEVHGAWNKQLSSFHWRSGSGAMADSEQAVEMALLILNQEINKVQGVRKALSVLSKALENDPTSVVLWIVYLLIYYGNLKPNDKDDMFLCAVKLCEESYVLWLMYINGQGKLDDRLIAYDTALSVLCQHASANPKDKIHKSACILDLFLQMIHCLYISGNVEKAIERTYGIFPTTTKSNEHHHLSLSDILNCLTVSDKCVFWTCCVYLVIYRRLPDAVVQKFESEKDLLDIEWPLVNLSEDDKVMAIKLVETAVESIDSFVYNESGKSEVNLRSAQLFALNHLRCMAALDSRECLRDLLDKYIKLYPSCLELVLASARIQNQNIHVDSFMGFEEAISRWPKEVPGIHCIWNQYIENALHNQRTDLAKEITGRWFQSVKQVQDLPIGEMKIADEGNSGGSFSMGSKFVTDSSSTDHKQIDTMFGFLNLSLYNFFQNDKTAACLAFDKAKSTVSFGGLEQCMRKYVMFLVYDELSMKEDGPDCVIKKILELYIDASSQALLVPKVLTRKFIDSIKKPRLQHLISNIVSPVSLDCSLLNLTLQSWFGSSLLPQTISDPKHLVDFVEGVMGVVPHNFQLAITVCKLLIKQYNSSDSNPSSLLFWACSTLVNAILDSMPIPPEYVWVEAAELLHNAMGIDAVFDSFYRRALSVYPFSIKLWKYFHKLYMTSGDAKDAVDAAKERGIELGTKDLETD, encoded by the exons ATGGACCAGGCTGTTCGCCTCCgaccctccaccaccacccctgCGGCGGAGAATCTTCACCTTCCTAAGCTCCCTACCAAAACTAGAGAGGAGGGCGAACTCTCTTCCGACGCCGACGACGATGCCGAT GATAACGTTGAAAGCTCTAATGTGCAATCCACCCATGCCGTTGGGACTGGTTCTGTCCCATCGGTGCGAAAGAATACACTGGGCGTTCAGGGTG GCTCCACTAATGTACAGTTGCAAACTACCGGACAACCAACTACGCAGAAGGACTTAAAAAAGAACCAATTACTTCCTAAATCTTCTCCGTGGACTGGTCATGTCAGCACTGATAAAAATCTTGTGATAAGCTTCTCTGATGATGACAGCGGTAGCGACCATGAAACGAAAGGTAATGTATCCAGGTTAGATAACAGTGTAAAGGGGACTAACTCATCCTTGGGAAAATCTAACAAGTTAAAGCAAACAAGTTTACCCAAGGAAGTGCCCAAGAGATCATCCTTAAGTCGCACCTTTGTCTCATCAATGACCAAAATCCCTGGATCTAATTCTAAGGGTGTTGGATCCATGCCACCAGTACAAGGATCAAGAGCTAGAAATTTCAATCTAATGAACAAAAATTTAGTGCGAGGATTGGATCAAGGATTGGTGTCAAATGACAATAAACTTCAGGATTTGCGGCATCAGATTGCAATTCGGGAAAGTGAGCTCAAGCTGAAGGCAGCCCAGCAAAATAAGGAGAGTGTTTCAGTTTTGAATAGGGACCACAGTGCCATGAACCCAAAGAAGTCAGTGTCAATGTCTAGAAAAAGTACTCCTGTTTCCTCCGAACCTGCACAATTTGAGCCAACAGAGCCAGCTAAGAAGCGTGTGAAACTTAGCACATCTAATGGTGTCTCTCAAGCTGTTAATAGTCAGCAACAAATTCCAGCCGTTAAATCTTTGTCGCCAGCAGAAACCTTAGGAAACTATTATCCTCAGGAAAGAAACAAGGTTGATCAGGGCCAAAAAGATATTCCATTACGTAGAGCAGAGCCAAAGTCTGGCATATCTCGAAGGCAACCCGACAATCATGTTGACAATCCATTAGAAAATATGCCTCGTAGATCAAGTGATG GTGATGTCAATTATGGTTCCAATCAAACTGAGAAGAGTAGTAGGCTGGTGAACCCTTCTGGTGTTGCTTTGAACCAAAATGCAGTGCCGGCAAATAGCAATTCAAATACCGTGTTAAAAAATTTT CAAGCATTGAACAATACAGTTCTTTTGAATCATAATGGCAATGTAAATGCCTCAGAGCACAGCAATCTAGATTTACAGTCATTTTTTGGGATGGAAGAATTGATAGACAAGGAACTAGAGGAAGCTCAAGAGTACCGGCACAAATGtgaaattgaagaaagaaacGCTCTCAAAGCTTATCTTAAAGCTCAGAGGTCTTTGCTTGAGGCTAATACACGATGCACCAATCTTTATCATAAAAGGGAATTGTATTCAGCCAAGTTACGATCTTTAATTTTAAGCAGTTCTGGCTTATCCTGGCCTTCAGGGCAGCGCCAACATCCTGATATAGAGTTGGATTACTTACCGAGACTTGGATATGAAATACCCACATCAAGCTGTCAGAGGCTGGCTGACGATAATGATATTAATAATCCCAGTTTTGATTCTAATAACCGAGGAATCAATAATAGGCATTCCAATATAACCAAACACCATGCTACTAGAGCAAATTTAGGGTCCGAACCTTTTGGTGAACCAGATGCCAGTACATCAGAGCCATTGCCTCAAAGGGATAATTATGCAGCGGATGAAGTTTATTCTCCTTCGGATGAATTAGGTACATCAGCTAATGAAAATGAAGAGAGCTCTCCATCTGGACATGTTTCTAATCATCATTGTGATGCTGACTATTTTAGGAAAGAAGACTCTGTATCCAAATTAGTGGACAGAGATACAACATCAAATGCAGTTTTTTCTAGTGATAATCCTCAGGATTCCTTGCTTCTTGAAGCAAAATTAAGATCTGAATTATTTGCACGATTTGGGACAAGAGCTAAGCAGAGAAGCAATTCGTGTAATGATGTAGAGCCTGTTTCTGAACGAGGAGCTGAAAATGAGGTTGGAAATGAGAAAACAAAGGTGCTTCAAAAAGTTGCTGTTCCACACTCTAGGACAGAAGGTAACGATCTTAAAG GCATTGAGAGTCATGACAGGAGCGTCTTCATGGATATGAGAGAGAATCAAAGTCAGCCAGACATTGGTGGAAATTCCCATATCATTGGTTCAAGAGTTCAAGGAGATATGCCTTGTGAAGGTCCCCTGACTACAAATACATTAGACATCCAACCTTTAATTTTTAGGAGTGCATTCAGTAAGCTGAGAGGAATGTTTCCATTCAATACAAATCAATTACAGagtaaaatcatttttattaatgcTAACGATGGTCCAAATGAAAATGCTACTTCCCTCAGTTCTCATGAAAGAAAGTGTAGCAATGTTTTAGCAATATCAATGCCTGTCAATATTGGAAACTTACTCTCAGATGACAGCTCCTATGGCCACAGTGCTGCAGTTGATCCATTTTGGCCACTTTGCATGTATGAGCTGCGTGGAAAATGCAACAATGATGAGTGTCCCTGGCAACACGCTAAGGACTATGGTGTTGAAAACATTCCGCACGCTGATTCTAATAATGCAG ATTGTCAGGGGAGATTACTATTGCATCAACAGAATTGTAATGGTGTGGCTAAAGTTCCCAAGTTTCACAAAGCTACGATTCTACCTACTTACCTTGTTGGTTTAGATACTCTTAAAGCAGACCAATTTGCATATAAACCTGTTGTGGCACATAGAAATGCTCAATGCTGGCAGAAACATTTCACCCTTACTTTAGCTACTTCAAGTCTGCTTGGAAATGGTGTACCTGTGGATGGTCCGTTACTGCATGGTGGTAATGAACGCATAGAGGTCCATGGTGCATGGAACAAACAATTGTCATCTTTTCATTGGAGAAGTGGATCTGGG GCTATGGCTGATAGTGAACAAGCTGTTGAGATGGCTCTTCTTATTCTCAACCAAGAAATTAATAAAGTGCAGGGTGTAAGGAAG GCCCTATCTGTACTGTCAAAAGCACTGGAAAATGATCCAACATCTGTGGTTCTCTGGATTGTTTATCTACTCATTTATTATGGAAATTTGAAGCCAAATGATAAGGATGACATGTTCTTGTGTGCG GTAAAGCTCTGTGAAGAATCTTATGTACTGTGGCTCATGTATATCAATGGTCAGGGAAAGCTTGATGACCGATTGATTGCTTATGACACCGCCCTTTCAGTTCTCTGTCAGCATGCATCTGCCAATCCCAAGGACAAAATACACAAAAGTGCATGCATATTGGACCTGTTTCTGCAGATGATACACTGCCTATACATTTCAGGGAATGTTGAGAAGGCCATTGAAAGAACTTATGGAATATTCCCCACAACAACAAAATCCAATGAGCATCATCATCTGTCACTCTCAGATATACTCAATTGCTTAACAGTTTCTGACAAATGTGTATTCTGGACTTGTTGTGTTTACTTGGTTATTTACAGGAGATTGCCTGATGCTGTAGTTCAGAAGTTTGAATCTGAGAAAGATCTCCTAGATATTGAATGGCCCTTGGTCAATTTATCTGAAGATGACAAGGTGATGGCTATTAAACTTGTAGAAACAGCCGTCGAATCTATTGATTCTTTTGTCTATAACGAATCAGGAAAAAGTGAAGTTAATCTCAGGTCTGCTCAGCTTTTTGCTCTCAATCATCTGAGATGCATGGCTGCCCTTGATAGCAGAGAATGCTTAAGAGATTTGCTTGATAAATACATTAAGCTGTATCCGTCATGCTTAGAATTGGTCCTGGCATCAGCTCGAATACAAAATCAGAATATTCATGTTGATAGTTTCATGGGATTTGAGGAAGCCATTAGCAGATGGCCAAAGGAAGTTCCTGGTATACACTGCATCTGGAATCAGTATATTGAAAATGCTCTCCACAATCAAAGAACTGATCTTGCAAAAGAAATTACAGGTCGATGGTTCCAATCTGTTAAGCAAGTGCAAGATCTCCCTATTGGAGAGATGAAAATTGCTGATGAGGGTAATTCTGGTGGCTCATTCAGCATGGGTTCAAAATTTGTGACAGACAGTTCCAGCACTGATCATAAACAAATAGATACAATGTTTGGATTTCTTAATCTGTCTCTCTATAATTTTTTCCAGAATGATAAAACAGCCGCATGCCTAGCTTTTGACAAGGCAAAGAGTACTGTTAGTTTTGGAGGTTTAGAGCAATGtatgagaaaatatgtgatgtttcTGGTTTATGATGAGTTGAGCATGAAGGAGGATGGTCCTGATTGTGTCATTAAGAAGATTTTGGAGTTATATATAGATGCTTCCTCCCAGGCATTGCTAGTTCCCAAGGTGTTGACAAGAAAATTTATTGACAGCATCAAGAAGCCAAGACTACAACATCTTATTAGTAACATAGTAAGTCCAGTTTCATTAGACTGTTCTCTTCTAAATTTGACACTTCAATCATGGTTTGGTTCATCTCTTTTACCCCAAACTATTAGTGACCCCAAACATTTAGTGGATTTTGTTGAAGGGGTTATGGGGGTTGTTCCTCACAACTTCCAATTAGCTATTACTGTGTGCAAACTATTGATTAAGCAATACAATTCTTCCGACTCAAACCCATCCAGTCTTTTGTTTTGGGCATGTTCAACCCTGGTAAATGCAATTTTGGATTCCATGCCAATACCACCAGAATACGTCTGGGTGGAAGCGGCTGAGCTTTTGCACAATGCTATGGGCATTGATGCAGTATTTGACAGTTTTTATAGAAGGGCTCTATCAGTGTATCCATTTTCTATCAAGTTGTGGAAATACTTCCACAAGCTATATATGACCAGTGGAGATGCAAAAGATGCTGTTGATGCGGCAAAAGAAAGGGGTATTGAACTTGGTACTAAAGATTTAGAAACTGATTGA
- the LOC108338017 gene encoding uncharacterized protein LOC108338017 isoform X4: MDQAVRLRPSTTTPAAENLHLPKLPTKTREEGELSSDADDDADDNVESSNVQSTHAVGTGSVPSVRKNTLGVQGGSTNVQLQTTGQPTTQKDLKKNQLLPKSSPWTGHVSTDKNLVISFSDDDSGSDHETKGNVSRLDNSVKGTNSSLGKSNKLKQTSLPKEVPKRSSLSRTFVSSMTKIPGSNSKGVGSMPPVQGSRARNFNLMNKNLVRGLDQGLVSNDNKLQDLRHQIAIRESELKLKAAQQNKESVSVLNRDHSAMNPKKSVSMSRKSTPVSSEPAQFEPTEPAKKRVKLSTSNGVSQAVNSQQQIPAVKSLSPAETLGNYYPQERNKVDQGQKDIPLRRAEPKSGISRRQPDNHVDNPLENMPRRSSDGDVNYGSNQTEKSSRLVNPSGVALNQNAVPANSNSNTVLKNFQALNNTVLLNHNGNVNASEHSNLDLQSFFGMEELIDKELEEAQEYRHKCEIEERNALKAYLKAQRSLLEANTRCTNLYHKRELYSAKLRSLILSSSGLSWPSGQRQHPDIELDYLPRLGYEIPTSSCQRLADDNDINNPSFDSNNRGINNRHSNITKHHATRANLGSEPFGEPDASTSEPLPQRDNYAADEVYSPSDELGTSANENEESSPSGHVSNHHCDADYFRKEDSVSKLVDRDTTSNAVFSSDNPQDSLLLEAKLRSELFARFGTRAKQRSNSCNDVEPVSERGAENEVGNEKTKVLQKVAVPHSRTEGIESHDRSVFMDMRENQSQPDIGGNSHIIGSRVQGDMPCEGPLTTNTLDIQPLIFRSAFSKLRGMFPFNTNQLQSKIIFINANDGPNENATSLSSHERKCSNVLAISMPVNIGNLLSDDSSYGHSAAVDPFWPLCMYELRGKCNNDECPWQHAKDYGVENIPHADSNNADCQGRLLLHQQNCNGVAKVPKFHKATILPTYLVGLDTLKADQFAYKPVVAHRNAQCWQKHFTLTLATSSLLGNGVPVDGPLLHGGNERIEVHGAWNKQLSSFHWRSGSGAMADSEQAVEMALLILNQEINKVQGVRKALSVLSKALENDPTSVVLWIVYLLIYYGNLKPNDKDDMFLCAVKLCEESYVLWLMYINGQGKLDDRLIAYDTALSVLCQHASANPKDKIHKSACILDLFLQMIHCLYISGNVEKAIERTYGIFPTTTKSNEHHHLSLSDILNCLTVSDKCVFWTCCVYLVIYRRLPDAVVQKFESEKDLLDIEWPLVNLSEDDKVMAIKLVETAVESIDSFVYNESGKSEVNLRSAQLFALNHLRCMAALDSRECLRDLLDKYIKLYPSCLELVLASARIQNQNIHVDSFMGFEEAISRWPKEVPGIHCIWNQYIENALHNQRTDLAKEITGRWFQSVKQVQDLPIGEMKIADEGNSGGSFSMGSKFVTDSSSTDHKQIDTMFGFLNLSLYNFFQNDKTAACLAFDKAKSTVSFGGLEQCMRKYVMFLVYDELSMKEDGPDCVIKKILELYIDASSQALLVPKVLTRKFIDSIKKPRLQHLISNIVSPVSLDCSLLNLTLQSWFGSSLLPQTISDPKHLVDFVEGVMGVVPHNFQLAITVCKLLIKQYNSSDSNPSSLLFWACSTLVNAILDSMPIPPEYVWVEAAELLHNAMGIDAVFDSFYRRALSVYPFSIKLWKYFHKLYMTSGDAKDAVDAAKERGIELGTKDLETD; this comes from the exons ATGGACCAGGCTGTTCGCCTCCgaccctccaccaccacccctgCGGCGGAGAATCTTCACCTTCCTAAGCTCCCTACCAAAACTAGAGAGGAGGGCGAACTCTCTTCCGACGCCGACGACGATGCCGAT GATAACGTTGAAAGCTCTAATGTGCAATCCACCCATGCCGTTGGGACTGGTTCTGTCCCATCGGTGCGAAAGAATACACTGGGCGTTCAGGGTG GCTCCACTAATGTACAGTTGCAAACTACCGGACAACCAACTACGCAGAAGGACTTAAAAAAGAACCAATTACTTCCTAAATCTTCTCCGTGGACTGGTCATGTCAGCACTGATAAAAATCTTGTGATAAGCTTCTCTGATGATGACAGCGGTAGCGACCATGAAACGAAAGGTAATGTATCCAGGTTAGATAACAGTGTAAAGGGGACTAACTCATCCTTGGGAAAATCTAACAAGTTAAAGCAAACAAGTTTACCCAAGGAAGTGCCCAAGAGATCATCCTTAAGTCGCACCTTTGTCTCATCAATGACCAAAATCCCTGGATCTAATTCTAAGGGTGTTGGATCCATGCCACCAGTACAAGGATCAAGAGCTAGAAATTTCAATCTAATGAACAAAAATTTAGTGCGAGGATTGGATCAAGGATTGGTGTCAAATGACAATAAACTTCAGGATTTGCGGCATCAGATTGCAATTCGGGAAAGTGAGCTCAAGCTGAAGGCAGCCCAGCAAAATAAGGAGAGTGTTTCAGTTTTGAATAGGGACCACAGTGCCATGAACCCAAAGAAGTCAGTGTCAATGTCTAGAAAAAGTACTCCTGTTTCCTCCGAACCTGCACAATTTGAGCCAACAGAGCCAGCTAAGAAGCGTGTGAAACTTAGCACATCTAATGGTGTCTCTCAAGCTGTTAATAGTCAGCAACAAATTCCAGCCGTTAAATCTTTGTCGCCAGCAGAAACCTTAGGAAACTATTATCCTCAGGAAAGAAACAAGGTTGATCAGGGCCAAAAAGATATTCCATTACGTAGAGCAGAGCCAAAGTCTGGCATATCTCGAAGGCAACCCGACAATCATGTTGACAATCCATTAGAAAATATGCCTCGTAGATCAAGTGATG GTGATGTCAATTATGGTTCCAATCAAACTGAGAAGAGTAGTAGGCTGGTGAACCCTTCTGGTGTTGCTTTGAACCAAAATGCAGTGCCGGCAAATAGCAATTCAAATACCGTGTTAAAAAATTTT CAAGCATTGAACAATACAGTTCTTTTGAATCATAATGGCAATGTAAATGCCTCAGAGCACAGCAATCTAGATTTACAGTCATTTTTTGGGATGGAAGAATTGATAGACAAGGAACTAGAGGAAGCTCAAGAGTACCGGCACAAATGtgaaattgaagaaagaaacGCTCTCAAAGCTTATCTTAAAGCTCAGAGGTCTTTGCTTGAGGCTAATACACGATGCACCAATCTTTATCATAAAAGGGAATTGTATTCAGCCAAGTTACGATCTTTAATTTTAAGCAGTTCTGGCTTATCCTGGCCTTCAGGGCAGCGCCAACATCCTGATATAGAGTTGGATTACTTACCGAGACTTGGATATGAAATACCCACATCAAGCTGTCAGAGGCTGGCTGACGATAATGATATTAATAATCCCAGTTTTGATTCTAATAACCGAGGAATCAATAATAGGCATTCCAATATAACCAAACACCATGCTACTAGAGCAAATTTAGGGTCCGAACCTTTTGGTGAACCAGATGCCAGTACATCAGAGCCATTGCCTCAAAGGGATAATTATGCAGCGGATGAAGTTTATTCTCCTTCGGATGAATTAGGTACATCAGCTAATGAAAATGAAGAGAGCTCTCCATCTGGACATGTTTCTAATCATCATTGTGATGCTGACTATTTTAGGAAAGAAGACTCTGTATCCAAATTAGTGGACAGAGATACAACATCAAATGCAGTTTTTTCTAGTGATAATCCTCAGGATTCCTTGCTTCTTGAAGCAAAATTAAGATCTGAATTATTTGCACGATTTGGGACAAGAGCTAAGCAGAGAAGCAATTCGTGTAATGATGTAGAGCCTGTTTCTGAACGAGGAGCTGAAAATGAGGTTGGAAATGAGAAAACAAAGGTGCTTCAAAAAGTTGCTGTTCCACACTCTAGGACAGAAG GCATTGAGAGTCATGACAGGAGCGTCTTCATGGATATGAGAGAGAATCAAAGTCAGCCAGACATTGGTGGAAATTCCCATATCATTGGTTCAAGAGTTCAAGGAGATATGCCTTGTGAAGGTCCCCTGACTACAAATACATTAGACATCCAACCTTTAATTTTTAGGAGTGCATTCAGTAAGCTGAGAGGAATGTTTCCATTCAATACAAATCAATTACAGagtaaaatcatttttattaatgcTAACGATGGTCCAAATGAAAATGCTACTTCCCTCAGTTCTCATGAAAGAAAGTGTAGCAATGTTTTAGCAATATCAATGCCTGTCAATATTGGAAACTTACTCTCAGATGACAGCTCCTATGGCCACAGTGCTGCAGTTGATCCATTTTGGCCACTTTGCATGTATGAGCTGCGTGGAAAATGCAACAATGATGAGTGTCCCTGGCAACACGCTAAGGACTATGGTGTTGAAAACATTCCGCACGCTGATTCTAATAATGCAG ATTGTCAGGGGAGATTACTATTGCATCAACAGAATTGTAATGGTGTGGCTAAAGTTCCCAAGTTTCACAAAGCTACGATTCTACCTACTTACCTTGTTGGTTTAGATACTCTTAAAGCAGACCAATTTGCATATAAACCTGTTGTGGCACATAGAAATGCTCAATGCTGGCAGAAACATTTCACCCTTACTTTAGCTACTTCAAGTCTGCTTGGAAATGGTGTACCTGTGGATGGTCCGTTACTGCATGGTGGTAATGAACGCATAGAGGTCCATGGTGCATGGAACAAACAATTGTCATCTTTTCATTGGAGAAGTGGATCTGGG GCTATGGCTGATAGTGAACAAGCTGTTGAGATGGCTCTTCTTATTCTCAACCAAGAAATTAATAAAGTGCAGGGTGTAAGGAAG GCCCTATCTGTACTGTCAAAAGCACTGGAAAATGATCCAACATCTGTGGTTCTCTGGATTGTTTATCTACTCATTTATTATGGAAATTTGAAGCCAAATGATAAGGATGACATGTTCTTGTGTGCG GTAAAGCTCTGTGAAGAATCTTATGTACTGTGGCTCATGTATATCAATGGTCAGGGAAAGCTTGATGACCGATTGATTGCTTATGACACCGCCCTTTCAGTTCTCTGTCAGCATGCATCTGCCAATCCCAAGGACAAAATACACAAAAGTGCATGCATATTGGACCTGTTTCTGCAGATGATACACTGCCTATACATTTCAGGGAATGTTGAGAAGGCCATTGAAAGAACTTATGGAATATTCCCCACAACAACAAAATCCAATGAGCATCATCATCTGTCACTCTCAGATATACTCAATTGCTTAACAGTTTCTGACAAATGTGTATTCTGGACTTGTTGTGTTTACTTGGTTATTTACAGGAGATTGCCTGATGCTGTAGTTCAGAAGTTTGAATCTGAGAAAGATCTCCTAGATATTGAATGGCCCTTGGTCAATTTATCTGAAGATGACAAGGTGATGGCTATTAAACTTGTAGAAACAGCCGTCGAATCTATTGATTCTTTTGTCTATAACGAATCAGGAAAAAGTGAAGTTAATCTCAGGTCTGCTCAGCTTTTTGCTCTCAATCATCTGAGATGCATGGCTGCCCTTGATAGCAGAGAATGCTTAAGAGATTTGCTTGATAAATACATTAAGCTGTATCCGTCATGCTTAGAATTGGTCCTGGCATCAGCTCGAATACAAAATCAGAATATTCATGTTGATAGTTTCATGGGATTTGAGGAAGCCATTAGCAGATGGCCAAAGGAAGTTCCTGGTATACACTGCATCTGGAATCAGTATATTGAAAATGCTCTCCACAATCAAAGAACTGATCTTGCAAAAGAAATTACAGGTCGATGGTTCCAATCTGTTAAGCAAGTGCAAGATCTCCCTATTGGAGAGATGAAAATTGCTGATGAGGGTAATTCTGGTGGCTCATTCAGCATGGGTTCAAAATTTGTGACAGACAGTTCCAGCACTGATCATAAACAAATAGATACAATGTTTGGATTTCTTAATCTGTCTCTCTATAATTTTTTCCAGAATGATAAAACAGCCGCATGCCTAGCTTTTGACAAGGCAAAGAGTACTGTTAGTTTTGGAGGTTTAGAGCAATGtatgagaaaatatgtgatgtttcTGGTTTATGATGAGTTGAGCATGAAGGAGGATGGTCCTGATTGTGTCATTAAGAAGATTTTGGAGTTATATATAGATGCTTCCTCCCAGGCATTGCTAGTTCCCAAGGTGTTGACAAGAAAATTTATTGACAGCATCAAGAAGCCAAGACTACAACATCTTATTAGTAACATAGTAAGTCCAGTTTCATTAGACTGTTCTCTTCTAAATTTGACACTTCAATCATGGTTTGGTTCATCTCTTTTACCCCAAACTATTAGTGACCCCAAACATTTAGTGGATTTTGTTGAAGGGGTTATGGGGGTTGTTCCTCACAACTTCCAATTAGCTATTACTGTGTGCAAACTATTGATTAAGCAATACAATTCTTCCGACTCAAACCCATCCAGTCTTTTGTTTTGGGCATGTTCAACCCTGGTAAATGCAATTTTGGATTCCATGCCAATACCACCAGAATACGTCTGGGTGGAAGCGGCTGAGCTTTTGCACAATGCTATGGGCATTGATGCAGTATTTGACAGTTTTTATAGAAGGGCTCTATCAGTGTATCCATTTTCTATCAAGTTGTGGAAATACTTCCACAAGCTATATATGACCAGTGGAGATGCAAAAGATGCTGTTGATGCGGCAAAAGAAAGGGGTATTGAACTTGGTACTAAAGATTTAGAAACTGATTGA